A genomic window from Microvirga sp. TS319 includes:
- the pip gene encoding prolyl aminopeptidase, giving the protein MAGFYPPIEPYDAGMLDVGDGHHVYWETCGNPAGKPALVLHGGPGSGCTVNARRYFDPGAYRIVLFDQRGSGRSTPHASQPDVDLSTNTTSHLLADIELLRQHLGIEQWLVLGGSWGSTLALAYAGQQPQHVTEMVLFSIATTTASEIDWITRGVGAFFPEPWSRFRGGVPEAERDGSLVEAYHRLLVHPDPAVHEKAARDWCDWEMAIVAVHPTHKPHPRYEDPAFRLGFARLVTHYWRHQAWLEDGALLLAASRLAGIPGVLIHGRLDIGGPLITPWKLRQQWPGSELIVVSEAGHDARDPGMTESIVAATDRFA; this is encoded by the coding sequence TGCTGGCATGCTCGACGTCGGTGACGGGCACCACGTCTATTGGGAGACCTGCGGAAATCCCGCCGGGAAACCCGCCCTTGTCCTTCACGGCGGTCCCGGATCCGGCTGCACTGTGAATGCCCGGCGGTACTTCGATCCGGGCGCGTATCGCATTGTTCTGTTTGACCAGCGCGGAAGTGGGCGCAGCACCCCCCACGCCAGCCAGCCCGATGTTGATCTCTCTACCAACACCACATCACACCTGCTCGCGGACATCGAGCTGCTACGGCAGCATCTTGGGATCGAGCAGTGGCTGGTCCTGGGCGGGTCCTGGGGATCAACCCTGGCGCTCGCCTATGCTGGGCAGCAACCCCAACACGTAACCGAGATGGTCCTGTTCAGCATTGCCACCACCACGGCATCGGAAATCGACTGGATTACCCGAGGGGTTGGCGCCTTCTTCCCCGAGCCGTGGAGCCGCTTTCGAGGTGGCGTCCCAGAGGCAGAGCGGGACGGAAGCCTTGTCGAGGCGTACCACCGCCTTCTCGTGCACCCGGACCCTGCTGTGCATGAGAAAGCTGCACGAGATTGGTGCGATTGGGAGATGGCCATCGTTGCCGTGCATCCCACTCATAAGCCTCATCCAAGATACGAGGACCCGGCATTCCGGCTAGGGTTTGCCCGCCTCGTGACCCACTACTGGCGCCACCAGGCGTGGCTAGAGGATGGAGCTCTGTTGCTGGCGGCAAGCCGTCTGGCAGGCATCCCAGGCGTTCTGATCCACGGTCGGCTGGACATTGGCGGACCGCTCATCACCCCCTGGAAGCTCAGGCAGCAGTGGCCAGGCAGCGAGCTGATCGTCGTCAGCGAGGCAGGTCATGACGCGCGCGACCCCGGCATGACCGAGAGCATCGTTGCTGCAACTGATCGGTTTGCGTGA